The genomic segment AAGGAGCGAAGAATGAAACGAACTTTTGCTTTGCCCTCATTAAAATTTGTTGGTAGATCGGCGCAGTCGGCTGAATTTGCCAGCGCGGATTGTGTTACCGGACTCAACGAAATTGGCCTGATTTCGGTAAACAATATTATTGGCAATCCGCAGGACGTTGAGCGTGTCGTTGCGCGTAAAGCAGATGAGCAGGGAGCATCCTGGTATCGCATTGTCCAGATGTATGAGGAGCAGAATCCGGATAACTGGCGAGTCCGGGCTATCCTTTACGCCTGATACGGACGCGGACAGAGTACCGACGCTTGTAGTGATCTGAACGAGTCTGAAGATAATCCGGCACAGTTTAACGATCTACTGCCTCGTTAACATCTGCCACCGGATTTGTTATTGCACGAGTATTAACCGCGCTGACGTACGGCTTCAAACAGGCAAATACCGGTCGCGACCGAGACGTTAAGCGATGACACGCTGCCCGCCATTGGAATACTAATCAGTTCATCGCAATGTTCGCGAGTCAGACGGCGCATACCTTCGCCTTCCGCGCCCATGACCAGCGCCAGCGGGCCGGTCATTTTGCTTTGATAAAGCGTATGATCCGCTTCACCCGCCGTTCCGACGATCCAGATATTCTCTTCCTGCAACAAACGCATGGTGCGCGCCAGGTTAGTCACCCGGATCAGCGGCACATTTTCTGCTGCGCCACAGGCCACTTTTTTAGCCGTTGCATTAAGCTGCGCGGAGCGATCCCGAGGCACGATAACGGCGTGAACGCCAGCAGCATCGGCGCTACGCAGGCAGGCACCGAGGTTATGTGGATCGGTAACGCCATCAAGGATCAAAAAGAAAGGCTGCTCAAGAGAGGCGATCAGTTCCGGCAGATCGTTTTCCTGATACTGACGTCCCGGCTTCACGCGTGCAATGATCCCCTGATGCACTGCGCCTTCGCTTTTTTCATCCAGGTACTGGCGGTTAGCCAGCTGGATCACTACGCCCTGGGCTTCAAGCGCGTGAATAAGCGGCAGCAGACGTTTGTCTTCACGTCCTTTCAGGATGAAAACTTCCTGAAAACGCTCCGGAGCGCGCTCCAGCAGTGCCTGCACCGCATGGATGCCGTAGATCATTTCACTCATCAAAGGTACTCATTTTAGGCGGGTTGCGCCGGGTTATCGGGATTACTTGCCCATTATAACCGACACAGCCCGCAGGTCGACTCCCGCGCGAAGGTTATCCGTTCGCGACAAGATCAGCGGCCTGCATGCCCGCGGGATGTGCGGGCAGGATCGCCTCCAGCAAGTACCGGGTATAAGGATGCGCAGGGTGGGCAAAAATTTGCCCACAGTCGCCCTGTTCAACAATTTTACCGCGGTGCATGACGCCAACACGATCGGCAATATGTCGAACGACATTGAGATCGTGAGAAATAAATAAGTAGGCAAGCCCATACTCGCGCTGGAGGGCCATCAGTAAATTAAGGATTTGCGATTGTATCGACACATCAAGCGCAGAGACGGGCTCGTCACACACAATCAGCTTCGGTTTAAGGATTAACGCCCGCGCAATACCAATGCGTTGCCGCTGACCGCCAGAAAATTCATGCGGATAACGTCTGGCATCTTCGGCTTTCAATCCAACCTGAGTCAACATCTCCGCCACGGCCCGCTGGCGATTTTTGATGCCATGAATAATCAAGGGTTCTTCCAGGCTATAACCGATGCTCCGTTTCGGATCGAGAGAGGAGAGCGGATCCTGAAATATCATCTGCAACGCTTTACGCGTGCCGCGCCACTGTCCGGCATTTTGCGAGAGCAGAGAGGTGCCCTCAAAGATAACATCGCCACCCGAGGCTGGCGTCAACCCGAGCAGCACGCGTCCAGTCGTGCTTTTTCCGCTGCCGGACTCCCCCACCAGCGCCCAGGTTTCTCCTGCCTGAATGGTAAAGCTGACATCATCTACCGCCAGCACCTTGTGGCCACGACGCTGAAATGTTTTCGACAAATGGCGTACGGTTAAGAGCGGTGTAATCATGATAATAAGACTCCGGTTTCATCGGCCCGCCAGCAGCGCACCCGGTGAGAAGGAATGTCGACGGAGCGTAATGCGGGCCCCTGCGCCCGACAACGTGGTTGAGCCAGCGGGCAGCGGTCGGCAAACGCGCAGCCGGAGGGCGGCGTATACAGCGAGGGAACCTGCCCGGCAATTTCCCTTAGCTCGCTTTTTGGCTGACTGTCCGCGGACGGACGCGCAGCGAGTAACGCAAGAGTGTAAGGGTGACGCGGCCGGGCAAATAACGTCAGAACATCGGTTTCTTCCACCACCTCTCCAGCATATAGCACCACCACCCGCTGACATAGCCGGGCAACCACGCTGAGATCGTGCGTAATAAAAACGATCCCCATTCCCGTTTGCTGCTTGATCTCATCCAGAAGATCGAGAATTTGTGCCTGGATCGTTGCATCCAGCGCGGTAGTAGGCTCATCAGCAATGAGTAATGCCGGTGAACTGGCAATTGCCATCGCAATCATGATCCGCTGGCGCATCCCACCTGACAGCTCATGCGGCCACGCGCTGGCGCAGCGTTGAGGATCGGTAATACCGACCTGCTGGAGCAGAGTGAGAATTTTTTCGCGCCGCTGAGAAAGATCAAGTGCGGTATGCAAGCGCAGACTTTCATCAATCTGAAAACCGACAGTCAGGACTGGATTGAGGCTGGAGAGCGGGTCCTGAAAAATCATCGCCATTGCCTGCCCGTTGAGTCGCCTGCGCGCGTTGGATGACAGTGAATGGAGAGCGCGTCCTGCCAGGGTAATATCACCGCTGACCCGGCTGGTTCGCGGCGGAAGCAGGCCCATCAGCGCCTGCGCGGTGACGCTCTTCCCGCAGCCGGATTCACCGATAATGCCCAGCGTCTCATGAGCGTTGACCTGAAATGAAATGCCGCGCACCGGCGCTACCACGCCGTGCCGGGTGGCGAAATTAACGCGTAAATCATCGACCCGAAGCAACGTTTCAGCCATGCTGATCTCCTCGTGTTAAGCGACGTAAAATGCGGCGCGGAAGCGGTTTCAGTCCCGGATCGGCGCTATCCCGCAGATCGTCGCCGATAATATTCAGCGCGAGGATCAGCAGCACAATTCCCACTCCGGGAAAGAGAGTCATCCACCATGCGGTAAAAATGACCGCTTTCCCTTCAAGCAGTAAATTGCCGAGGCTGGGTACAGGCGCAGGCACGCCGGATCCAAGAAAGCTCAGCGCCGCTTCAGTGAGTATGGCGACTGAAAATACCCAGCTGACCTGCACGATAAAAGGTGAAATCACATTTGGCAGCAGGTGCAGCCAGATAATACGCGCGGATGATGCGCCCTGAGCCCGTAGCGCTTCGATGAAGTTTTTCGCTTTGATAACCATCGCCGCGCCGCGGATCACTCTGGCGATACAGGGGACGTAGACCAGCGAGAGCGCCAGCACCACATTGGTTATTTTTGGCCCCAGCACGCCGACGATGGCAATCGCCAGCAGCAGCGAGGGAAAGGCAAACAGGCCGTCGCAGATACGCATCAATATGCGGTCAACCGGGCGATACCAGGCACACAGTAGACCAATCACCATGCCCGCGATGCCCGATATAACCGCTACCGCCGCACCCACACTGAAGGATATTCGCACCGCCAGCATCACGCGGACGAAAAGATCGCGACCAAAGTTATCCGTGCCAAACCAGTGCGTCGCATCCGGCGGTTTCAGGCGGCTTAACGGATCGATAGTATAAGGATCCCAGTGGCTTATCGCGCTCGCAAAAAACGACAGTATCACGATTGCCACCAGCAGCAGCGGCCAAATCCATAGCCCAGGATGTCGTGGCGTTATCAATTTTCACCCCCTTCAAGAGAGAGTCGCGGATCGGCAAAATAATTCAGCACATCGACCGCCAGATTGATCAGCACGTAGCATACGGTGATCAACAGCACCACCCCCTGGATCACCGTCACGTCGCGGCGCTCGATCGAGTCAACAATCAGCGATCCGACGCCGGGGATCCCAAAGACGCTTTCAATTACGATGGTTCCGGTAATTAGCCCGGCGAAGGACTCGCCGCAAATGGTCAGGACAGGAATAAGCGCATTTTTTAGCGTGTGCCGCAGCAGTACCCGCCGCTCAGGCACCCCTTTCGCCCGGGCAGTGTTAATGAAATTTTCCTGCAGAACATCCAGCATCACCGCCCGCGTCATACGCGCGATCAGCGCTGCTATACGAAATCCGAGCGCGATGGCGGGCAGCGTCAAATACCAGAGATTGAGCAGCAGATCGTTATGGGTCGAACGATAGCCAACTACCGGGAACCAGCGTAATTGCACGGCGAAAACGAAAATCAGCAACAGTCCCAGCAGAAAACCCGGTACTGACATTCCAAGCGTTGCCAGCGCGCGAATACTGCGATCCGCCAGGCGTCCATGCTGCCAGGCGCTGATAACGCCGCCGGTCAACCCCAGAGTCAGGGCAATCACCTGGGCGTAAAGCGCCAGCGATAGCGTCGGCGCGAGATGTTGTAAAAACAGCCCCATCACGCTGGTATCCAGAAAGAGCGAGTGCCCAAGATCTCCACGCAATACGGCGCCGAACCAGCGAAAAAACTGCACCATCACAGGTTGATCCAGTCCCATCTGCTGACGCAGCCCGGCAATATCGGCGGGGCTGGCATCGTTACCGAGGATCACCAGCACCGGATCGCCCGGAGCCAGATGAACCAGGCAAAACACAACAATCGATACCACCAGCAGCACCGGTAGCAGCGCCAGCAGACGATGAAAAAGAAATCCTCTCATGGTGCACTCCGGTCAGGTCTTGCTGACGCTAACGTTCCAC from the Klebsiella sp. RIT-PI-d genome contains:
- the yjfN gene encoding DUF1471 family protease activator YjfN, with translation MKRTFALPSLKFVGRSAQSAEFASADCVTGLNEIGLISVNNIIGNPQDVERVVARKADEQGASWYRIVQMYEEQNPDNWRVRAILYA
- a CDS encoding ABC transporter permease, with the translated sequence MRGFLFHRLLALLPVLLVVSIVVFCLVHLAPGDPVLVILGNDASPADIAGLRQQMGLDQPVMVQFFRWFGAVLRGDLGHSLFLDTSVMGLFLQHLAPTLSLALYAQVIALTLGLTGGVISAWQHGRLADRSIRALATLGMSVPGFLLGLLLIFVFAVQLRWFPVVGYRSTHNDLLLNLWYLTLPAIALGFRIAALIARMTRAVMLDVLQENFINTARAKGVPERRVLLRHTLKNALIPVLTICGESFAGLITGTIVIESVFGIPGVGSLIVDSIERRDVTVIQGVVLLITVCYVLINLAVDVLNYFADPRLSLEGGEN
- a CDS encoding ABC transporter ATP-binding protein — its product is MAETLLRVDDLRVNFATRHGVVAPVRGISFQVNAHETLGIIGESGCGKSVTAQALMGLLPPRTSRVSGDITLAGRALHSLSSNARRRLNGQAMAMIFQDPLSSLNPVLTVGFQIDESLRLHTALDLSQRREKILTLLQQVGITDPQRCASAWPHELSGGMRQRIMIAMAIASSPALLIADEPTTALDATIQAQILDLLDEIKQQTGMGIVFITHDLSVVARLCQRVVVLYAGEVVEETDVLTLFARPRHPYTLALLAARPSADSQPKSELREIAGQVPSLYTPPSGCAFADRCPLAQPRCRAQGPALRSVDIPSHRVRCWRADETGVLLS
- a CDS encoding ABC transporter permease — protein: MITPRHPGLWIWPLLLVAIVILSFFASAISHWDPYTIDPLSRLKPPDATHWFGTDNFGRDLFVRVMLAVRISFSVGAAVAVISGIAGMVIGLLCAWYRPVDRILMRICDGLFAFPSLLLAIAIVGVLGPKITNVVLALSLVYVPCIARVIRGAAMVIKAKNFIEALRAQGASSARIIWLHLLPNVISPFIVQVSWVFSVAILTEAALSFLGSGVPAPVPSLGNLLLEGKAVIFTAWWMTLFPGVGIVLLILALNIIGDDLRDSADPGLKPLPRRILRRLTRGDQHG
- the rlmB gene encoding 23S rRNA (guanosine(2251)-2'-O)-methyltransferase RlmB — encoded protein: MSEMIYGIHAVQALLERAPERFQEVFILKGREDKRLLPLIHALEAQGVVIQLANRQYLDEKSEGAVHQGIIARVKPGRQYQENDLPELIASLEQPFFLILDGVTDPHNLGACLRSADAAGVHAVIVPRDRSAQLNATAKKVACGAAENVPLIRVTNLARTMRLLQEENIWIVGTAGEADHTLYQSKMTGPLALVMGAEGEGMRRLTREHCDELISIPMAGSVSSLNVSVATGICLFEAVRQRG
- a CDS encoding ATP-binding cassette domain-containing protein, with the protein product MITPLLTVRHLSKTFQRRGHKVLAVDDVSFTIQAGETWALVGESGSGKSTTGRVLLGLTPASGGDVIFEGTSLLSQNAGQWRGTRKALQMIFQDPLSSLDPKRSIGYSLEEPLIIHGIKNRQRAVAEMLTQVGLKAEDARRYPHEFSGGQRQRIGIARALILKPKLIVCDEPVSALDVSIQSQILNLLMALQREYGLAYLFISHDLNVVRHIADRVGVMHRGKIVEQGDCGQIFAHPAHPYTRYLLEAILPAHPAGMQAADLVANG